ctctcctttttctttgtttttgaattATATTTTCTGCCTTCTCTCTTTCGTTCCCTGTTCCTGCCCtctctgtgtcagtgagttCATCTTCCTGCTCTGTCTTCGTAGCTTCCATTTAATTCTTAGTACAAAAGCAGGAACTGGGCTTGGGAATGTCTGCTGGCACACTCTTCTTGCACCCCCAACAGACATGTACCTATTCATagagaagaacaaaacaacagtgttaTGGCCAGCTGGTCCTGGCATGCCTGGCTGTCCATTCTCAACTGGGCAATCCTTACCTTAAGTTACTGCTAAAATACCCTGACTGCACcttgtatttattgtttatttgacCACTTGTTTTAGTAAGAATTACCAAAGGTAGAACTGTTTGGATGTTTGTACGTCTATTAAGGCATAATCCTTAAAGGGGACTGAGCATTATAATCCTGGCCTTGAGCACATCCTGActaactgtttcctgttttcccttttgtttcCTCCCCAGTGAAGTAACCAGAGGGGCCTCCACTGCCCTGCACCACTGGAGACTTCAGTAATGTCGGGGCCAACACACCACAACCGGCCCCCTCACTTCTGACCCAACATGGAGCTCAAGGTCTGGGTGGATGGAGTCCAGAGGGTCGTCTGCGGGGTCACTGAGGCAACCACCTGCCAGGAAGTGGTGATTGCTCTGGCCCAGGCCATaggtaaattattttaaatatttttttaaaaagctgtaaaGCATATTTCTTTGACTTGGCAAACAGTATCATGTACTTATGGGTCCGGCGATTTTATAGTTCTGATCTCATGGTTAGGTTATTCCACAAATATTAGATTATTCTGGTGTTGTCGTCATTTCACAGGGAACAGTCAATGGCAGTTTGCACATTTGCAATGCTGAATTCTGGATCGGGTGCCACATTTGTCACCTAGTTGTTCCTGCTGTTGTTTGGTTGCTCCTCCATGTcacactgatggagagatgCTGAAACATGCAGGCACTGTGTTgtcactacattttaaaacaatgaaaagtcAGTGGAGTGTGGCTCTAAAATCAgtgaaaattttattttaccatAGTTACAGAATAATTCTGTGCGAATCTAAAACATATCTGTTTTATGTAAGTAATACActtaattttatgttttttaattagATCTGACTTTTGGAATGGGTACAATACAAATAAGCATTCTTCAACACACAACTCTAACCTGGGCATAAGGTTCTCCAAAAAGTCCTCATGAAGCAAATAAGTATTTGTGTCTCCTGCCTACATGCTAAGCTCCTGCTGAGATTCAGTGGGTCACAGTCATAGGCTTTATTGGTACTTTCTTGGATCTGAATACCCCCCTTTCCCATATGGCTCCCTCAGGAATGGGGGCACATGAGCAGACTGTATTGACATCACTTCCCACAAAGCGTAGGGTAGGAGGAGGGAAAGTCTGACTCATCCCCCTGTCTCCTGCCAAACTGAGAACGCAGCACTTCTGAGCCCCCTCCTCTAccttttttatattaaaaacatatacaCCACGTTAAGTCAACATTGATTTTATACTCTGGCATTTTAcaaatgtttctgtctgcacACTCCTACAAGTGTTGTGTCTCGGTTTCTCTAAACAGCATTAAGCAATTTATTTGTTATAAACATTGAATCTCATATAATGTGTAAGGGTTTCTCAACCCACTGAGAAATAATGCCCCAACACCGTAGATCTATGCAGTTTTTATActcttttagttttagtttaggtttttttttccagcccaCATTTTTACTGCATGGTTGAGACTTAATGTTCTTGTCTCACTTATAAAACTGCTTTAAGCTGTTTTCAGAAACCACACTCAGACAGGCTGGTTGAAATTCTAACGTTTGAGCTGTGAGGTGGAAAAATGATGAAAGATGACACCAGTGGTATGATAATGTTGCTCAATATTTAAGAAAACAGTTGTTTTTCGACATTTTATCTTAACAGTTCCATAAGTTGGTAGTGCAATGAGTAGTTAAAGTCTTTGTACCTTCTAGTGGTATAACGATCTGCAAGCATGAGAACTGGTTTGcagtcacatatttttttttaaagtgtgttgttctgttgtgATGCTTACAGGTCGCACTGGGAGATACACTCTTGTAGAAAAATGGCGCGACACCGAGCGCCACCTAGCCCCTCATGAGAGTCCTGTGGCTTCTTTGAACACCTGGGGCCAGTATGCTGGTGACGTACAGCTGATCCTGCATCGCACAGGCCCCTCCCTGACTGAACGACCCCCCTCAGAAGGACCCCCTCTCAGAGGACCTGAACGCGGGCTGCATCGCCAAAGCCTCCCTCCCCTCGCAAAGCTTCGTCACCCCAACGATCGCTCCCTCCGCCGCCGTGAACCGCGCCGTAAGTCTCTCACGTTCACCGGTGCACCCAGAGGCCTTAGGGAAATACTGAACGGGGGCCGGATTGGGGAGGCTGAGGCTAAACGAAGACTTCTCCTGGCAAACGGTGGGACTCACCACCATGGAGGACCAGCCATTGGGTCTGCGTCTCCTGGCCTGTGGGCCTGTCGCATGGAAGATCTGGTCAGGCTGGTCAGCTTGCAGAGAGAGACTCTCAACGTGCTGGAGAAGAAGCTGGAAGCCTATGAGGCTGAGCTTCAGGCCTGGGCTGATGGGCGAGGGGGGCGGTGTGGAGGGTGTACCGGGGACCCAGGTGCAGGAGGGGGGCTGATAGATGAGATCCTGAGGCTGGAGAAGCATCTGAGGAAGAAtgaggtggagatggaggaggaggagttttgGGCCACTGAGCTGCAGATTGAGTTAGAAAGTGAGAGACAGCTGGAAGAAAGACTACAGGAGCTACGAGGACGCCTGCAGGGCTGTGAACTGGAGATTGAAGAAAAGCTTGCAATGGTACAGGTGTGCTATCTGTGGGAGATTTTCGggataaataaaaattgttttggcaaaagATAAATATCACCAGCTAAGAATCAAAGAAGCTGTTGTAGTGATGTTTGTATATTGTAGTAGatgctttcttctttttccttagctctttgtctctttgtcccaTCAGGGTGTTGAGGCAGGTCTGGAAGAGGAGCGGCTGCATAGGGAGCGGCAGGAGACCCAGTGGGTCAGTGAGGCGGAGGCTCGGGCTCAGGTGCTCAGGGTTAAAGCAGAGCTGAAAGCCCAGGAGAGACAGGCTGTCCAACTggagagcagctgcagagctgtggaCAGGTCACTTGGACAAAGCAGCAAAAAACTGCAGGTGAGATGCATTTCTTGCACCTTTTTTTCACTactctgtgttttttaacaAAATAGTGCTGCCAGGTGTTACAGTGATAAGAGAGGCAATCTGTCAGCAAGAATGCATTTAAGCATCTGTCCACTTAAATTGTTCCTCTCTGTGATGCCGAATCACTGCCAGTTTAAAGGgaagtgatttttttaatgcacatcAGAGTCTACAGGTCTTGCCTTTTGGGTCTGATAAATTGTCTGATATGTTGTCTAAGCGATGGCACTTGAATGAGCATTTGTTGGGCCTGAAGACTACAagcttgaaaataaaaagaaaatctggtgGTGTGGGGTTAGAGAGAAGTGAGTGTACCGGACCTCTGtaacctgctcctcatctcAGCTTGAGGCTCGCAGCTGGAGGCTCCATTAGCTGCTGCTAGCAAAACACATGGAATAAAAAAGGCAATATATCTGGTACTGCTGCATCTGTTCTCATCCTTTTTTTAACAGTCTGTTGTGAATCCACCAATTTTATACGTGTGCAAAGTTAAATCAGAGGAGGACTTTTCTGAATCAGTCAGTTTAGAATCAGAATTTCACAGAAAATAAGctaataaaacataaatctaGTAGGGTAGTAGCAGCAGTTTTTCAATGTGACAAATAATGTGAGAAAAGAGTTTATAAACATAACCTTGAGTTTTGATAGTGTGTTTTAGTTAGGACTATGAGCATTAGCCTTGAGTAGTCACTCATTAGACACACATTACCTTTTATGAGTTGTAGTCAGTTGGTTATACAAAATTGTGATAAGCAGTAtgattgtgtttgtgccagCACAATACATCTGATGTGTTTCAATGCATTTGAATAATAACTGAGACTGACAAGGACTAGAAGAGTAAAATCAGAATTCCTGCTGCCTTGACTTTACATATAAACTCAGACAGAGTTTCTTATACTCTGTGCCTATAGAcgactgtttggagctgctggTAATGCTTTGCTGTTTCCTCAAGAATCACTTTCTCTTGGTGCTGTTTCATTGAAGGACATGCAGCACGAGCTGGAGCAGCTGACCAAGGAGCTGAGGCAAGTTAACCTGCAGCAGTTCATCAAGCAGACAGGCACCAAAGTCACAGTGCTGCCAGCTGAACCCACTGAGGACGAAAGTAGCCACAGCAGTCGTGGTATAGGTAATGCCATTTTGTTTTATACTTTAAATGGATGGAATGTCTTCCTCTTGAGGAATATCCTTTGGTGTGAAAGATTGTTCTCATGCCACCAGACATGCTTCAAATAGGAGCACAGCAACAAACAGTGGTATGTAAggtgtttcctgctgctgacaTAATAAGAGGCTCACTTTGTACAATACAATGTGTAGTCATGTAGTAGGGGATCATTTAAGTCTAACTGATCTCTGAGCTCTTTAGTTGCCATTCACACAGATGACGAATGGCTTAGTTTTATTACAGTGCGTGAAATGCAGTTTGCTTGTACATTAGTAAAGTCATCCTGTTCCATCAAGGCGCTTATTATTTTTCTACCTCGTTACTTGACATCCTACTGAGAGAAAATGGCTCAGCTCAGTGttcaagagtgtgtgtgtgtgtgtgtgtgtatgtgtgtgagtgtgtgtatgtgtgtgagtaagaTTGTGATAGAGAAAAtggggagggggcgggggtaGTGGAGAGTATAATATTAGTTTTTACCCACTCCAGTGGCAGTTATAGTCTCCATGCCAACTGCTGCCTGGATACAGGCAAACCTGGCGTCATTCATTCACTGTCTGTCCTTCACTCCTTCCATCACACTTTCCCTCTATCACATGCTCAGCAGTTTCTGCGATGGGCTCATTGGACCAAAGCTTTGTCTTCCTACAGCAGACCATTAGAGAGCCGGGATATATACTAAGAGCACTTAATGATGGGAGAGAGGTCTTAGTGTAACAGAGGCTATCTGCATCAGCTAGCTGCTGAAAACCGACTTTACAGTTACATAGTACAAACACCATAATTAGTCATGAAAACAAATTAAGTTGACTTTCAAAAACAAGTTTGAGGTGAGACTACAGCAGTGCATTATATGTTGTAACTAGGGACAAAACCACCAGCTTGTAAAATAAAGCATGCAAGCAAAGCACTCAATATTCAAACTTGCAAAACAAAGTTTATAGGCAGAAACAGACCTAAAAA
The window above is part of the Toxotes jaculatrix isolate fToxJac2 chromosome 5, fToxJac2.pri, whole genome shotgun sequence genome. Proteins encoded here:
- the LOC121182223 gene encoding ras association domain-containing protein 8 isoform X1; the encoded protein is MELKVWVDGVQRVVCGVTEATTCQEVVIALAQAIGRTGRYTLVEKWRDTERHLAPHESPVASLNTWGQYAGDVQLILHRTGPSLTERPPSEGPPLRGPERGLHRQSLPPLAKLRHPNDRSLRRREPRRKSLTFTGAPRGLREILNGGRIGEAEAKRRLLLANGGTHHHGGPAIGSASPGLWACRMEDLVRLVSLQRETLNVLEKKLEAYEAELQAWADGRGGRCGGCTGDPGAGGGLIDEILRLEKHLRKNEVEMEEEEFWATELQIELESERQLEERLQELRGRLQGCELEIEEKLAMVQGVEAGLEEERLHRERQETQWVSEAEARAQVLRVKAELKAQERQAVQLESSCRAVDRSLGQSSKKLQDMQHELEQLTKELRQVNLQQFIKQTGTKVTVLPAEPTEDESSHSSRGIDLVPLSGSLKRPVSSHAMSSHLRVLHSPLSSGLNPEGIYV
- the LOC121182223 gene encoding ras association domain-containing protein 8 isoform X2, which produces MELKVWVDGVQRVVCGVTEATTCQEVVIALAQAIGRTGRYTLVEKWRDTERHLAPHESPVASLNTWGQYAGDVQLILHRTGPSLTERPPSEGPPLRGPERGLHRQSLPPLAKLRHPNDRSLRRREPRRKSLTFTGAPRGLREILNGGRIGEAEAKRRLLLANGGTHHHGGPAIGSASPGLWACRMEDLVRLVSLQRETLNVLEKKLEAYEAELQAWADGRGGRCGGCTGDPGAGGGLIDEILRLEKHLRKNEVEMEEEEFWATELQIELESERQLEERLQELRGRLQGCELEIEEKLAMGVEAGLEEERLHRERQETQWVSEAEARAQVLRVKAELKAQERQAVQLESSCRAVDRSLGQSSKKLQDMQHELEQLTKELRQVNLQQFIKQTGTKVTVLPAEPTEDESSHSSRGIDLVPLSGSLKRPVSSHAMSSHLRVLHSPLSSGLNPEGIYV